From the genome of Solidesulfovibrio carbinolicus, one region includes:
- a CDS encoding L-threonylcarbamoyladenylate synthase — translation MHTTSLARAAAILRAGGCVVYPTETYFALGALADNAAALERIVAVKGRPAHKPLPLLVGELAQFIEVVPPGFATGPLGADFGELAALFWPGPLSLVVPCRETLPRLVKDADGRVSVRFTPHETAASLCRLAGGALVATSANVSGGPPAATPEALDPEVTAAVDAVLTAGAPPAGGPASTVAGLCGGKRLTIFRQGATPVSILEAAGYLSEDVTS, via the coding sequence ATGCACACGACATCCCTGGCCCGGGCGGCAGCCATCCTGCGCGCCGGCGGCTGCGTGGTCTATCCCACGGAAACCTACTTCGCCCTGGGCGCGCTGGCGGACAACGCCGCTGCCCTGGAACGCATTGTCGCCGTCAAGGGACGGCCTGCCCACAAGCCCTTGCCGCTGCTGGTGGGCGAGCTGGCTCAGTTTATCGAAGTCGTGCCGCCGGGCTTCGCCACCGGGCCGCTTGGGGCCGATTTCGGCGAATTGGCCGCGCTTTTTTGGCCCGGCCCGCTGTCCCTGGTGGTCCCGTGCCGCGAGACGTTGCCCAGGTTGGTCAAGGACGCCGACGGCCGGGTGTCGGTGCGCTTCACACCCCACGAAACGGCGGCGTCGCTTTGCCGGCTGGCCGGCGGGGCGCTGGTGGCCACCAGCGCCAACGTCAGCGGCGGCCCGCCAGCCGCCACGCCTGAAGCACTGGACCCGGAAGTGACGGCGGCCGTGGACGCGGTGCTGACCGCTGGCGCACCCCCGGCCGGCGGCCCGGCCTCCACCGTGGCCGGCCTGTGCGGCGGCAAGCGGCTGACCATTTTTCGCCAAGGCGCGACGCCGGTATCCATCCTGGAGGCGGCCGGCTACCTGTCTGAGGACGTCACGAGCTGA
- a CDS encoding TetR/AcrR family transcriptional regulator has product MEIPPDIASRILDAAAEEFAGQGFAGAKVEAIAKRAGVNKAGLYYHVGNKEKLYEAVMLRLFGQVAGAVEQAAVPGLSPGEALAALAEALAGLFTRLPMLPRIMALEMASGAANMPAAAMMEFRRIFGVTRGILTRGQEAGLLRPAEPVFVHLTLVGGMIVYSLSEPLRRRFAQVAQAMGMRTDMPVGEMGAFLAGVLARGLAAEPKEGGA; this is encoded by the coding sequence ATGGAAATACCCCCGGACATCGCCTCACGCATCCTCGACGCCGCCGCCGAGGAGTTCGCCGGCCAAGGGTTCGCCGGAGCCAAGGTCGAAGCCATCGCCAAGCGGGCCGGGGTCAACAAGGCCGGCCTGTATTATCATGTGGGCAACAAGGAAAAGCTCTACGAAGCCGTGATGCTGCGGCTTTTCGGCCAGGTGGCCGGAGCGGTGGAACAGGCGGCCGTGCCCGGGCTGTCGCCGGGCGAGGCCCTGGCCGCCCTGGCCGAGGCCCTGGCCGGCCTATTTACGCGCCTGCCCATGCTGCCGCGCATCATGGCCCTGGAGATGGCCTCGGGCGCGGCCAATATGCCGGCGGCGGCCATGATGGAATTTCGCCGCATCTTCGGCGTCACCCGGGGCATTCTGACCCGAGGGCAGGAGGCCGGGCTGCTGCGGCCGGCCGAGCCGGTTTTCGTGCATTTGACGTTGGTCGGCGGCATGATCGTCTACAGCCTGTCCGAGCCGCTGCGCCGGCGCTTTGCCCAGGTGGCCCAGGCCATGGGCATGCGCACGGACATGCCGGTTGGGGAAATGGGCGCGTTTTTGGCCGGCGTACTGGCCAGGGGGCTGGCTGCGGAACCCAAGGAGGGCGGGGCATGA
- a CDS encoding MlaA family lipoprotein, with protein MTAALSRKCLLPLLLLSVLVMTGCNGRQKTSKDFDKAVAPTPAAVQTPAPAAIQTPAQAPAPTAAASTEAVAAKPAAAPVAAVTQTAPATPQADDYAETPYKPTPDPLYYWNKTWFKFNDLFYSGLMRPFAKGYAFVVPKQVRSGLTNAYQNFIFPIRFLNALLQLDFKKASKEFGRFMINSTLGIGGLVDVAKADPNLAPGNEDFGQTLGRWGVGDGFYIVWPLLGPSTARDTIGMAGDAAANPLTWIFGPWSIYGDDNPWYWSYIIKGADVFNNLPNKLESYDAVVKPAVDPYTAVKDAYIQYRRNAVSQ; from the coding sequence ATGACCGCCGCCTTGTCCCGAAAATGCCTTCTCCCCCTGCTCCTGCTGTCGGTCCTGGTCATGACCGGCTGCAACGGCCGCCAAAAGACCAGCAAGGATTTCGACAAGGCCGTCGCGCCGACTCCCGCCGCTGTCCAGACGCCGGCTCCCGCCGCCATCCAGACGCCGGCCCAGGCTCCTGCACCGACAGCTGCCGCCTCGACCGAAGCCGTCGCCGCCAAGCCGGCCGCCGCGCCCGTGGCCGCCGTCACCCAGACGGCCCCGGCCACACCCCAGGCTGACGACTACGCGGAAACGCCCTACAAGCCCACGCCCGATCCGCTCTATTACTGGAACAAAACGTGGTTTAAATTCAACGATCTCTTCTACAGCGGCCTCATGCGCCCCTTTGCCAAGGGCTACGCCTTCGTGGTCCCCAAACAGGTACGCAGCGGCCTGACCAACGCCTACCAGAACTTCATCTTTCCCATCCGCTTCTTAAACGCCCTGCTTCAGCTGGACTTCAAGAAGGCTTCCAAGGAGTTCGGGCGCTTCATGATCAACAGCACGCTGGGCATTGGCGGTCTGGTCGACGTGGCCAAGGCCGACCCCAACCTGGCCCCGGGCAACGAAGACTTCGGCCAAACCTTGGGCCGCTGGGGCGTTGGCGATGGCTTCTACATCGTCTGGCCGCTCCTTGGCCCCTCCACCGCCCGCGACACCATCGGCATGGCCGGCGACGCCGCCGCCAATCCGCTCACCTGGATCTTCGGCCCCTGGTCCATCTACGGCGACGACAACCCCTGGTACTGGTCTTACATCATCAAGGGTGCCGACGTGTTCAACAACCTGCCAAACAAGCTCGAATCCTACGACGCCGTGGTCAAACCGGCGGTCGATCCCTACACCGCCGTCAAGGACGCCTACATCCAGTACCGGCGAAACGCCGTCTCCCAGTAA
- a CDS encoding ABC transporter permease, with product MSGFLGFSPARFGAMVSKEFTQMRRDRVTFAMMVGIPLLQLILFGFAINSDPKQLPTAILDNDRSVFSRDMAAAMKNSDYFKFTKAISTEAEADELLRLGRIQFVLTIPQNFGRDLVRGVRPVALLEADATDPAATSNAVAAIRQAATDAFNRDLTGPLLPLRAKDGPVDLRLHARYNPEAVTQYNIVPGLMGVVLTMTLVIITSLAITRERERGTMENLLITPVRPTEVLLGKILPYIVVGYIQMGLIVVAARLLFAVPFVGSLPLLFLVSFPFIAANLGVGITFSTIAQNQLQAVQMSFFFFLPSILLSGFMFPFQGMPQWAQWLGSVLPLTHYLRVVRGIVLKGNTFVDIVPHMWPIGLFLLVSVGIGIKRYRQTLD from the coding sequence ATGTCCGGCTTCCTCGGCTTCTCCCCGGCCCGGTTCGGGGCCATGGTGTCCAAGGAATTCACCCAGATGCGTCGGGACCGGGTGACCTTTGCCATGATGGTGGGCATTCCGCTGTTGCAGCTTATCCTGTTTGGCTTTGCCATCAACTCCGACCCCAAGCAGCTGCCCACGGCTATCCTGGACAACGACCGTTCGGTCTTTTCCCGCGACATGGCCGCGGCCATGAAAAACAGCGACTATTTCAAGTTCACCAAGGCAATCAGCACAGAAGCCGAGGCTGACGAGCTGTTGCGCCTGGGCCGCATCCAGTTCGTCCTGACCATCCCCCAGAACTTCGGCCGCGATCTGGTTCGGGGCGTGCGCCCGGTTGCCCTGCTCGAAGCCGACGCCACCGATCCGGCCGCCACCTCCAACGCCGTGGCCGCCATCCGTCAGGCGGCCACCGACGCCTTCAACCGCGACCTCACCGGACCGTTGCTGCCCCTTCGGGCCAAGGACGGGCCGGTCGATCTGCGCCTGCACGCCCGCTACAACCCCGAAGCCGTGACCCAGTACAACATCGTGCCCGGGCTCATGGGCGTGGTGCTGACCATGACGCTGGTCATCATCACGTCCCTGGCCATCACCCGCGAGCGCGAGCGGGGCACCATGGAGAACCTGCTCATCACCCCGGTGAGGCCCACGGAAGTGCTACTTGGCAAGATCCTGCCCTATATTGTGGTCGGCTACATCCAGATGGGCCTTATCGTGGTGGCGGCCAGGCTGTTGTTCGCCGTGCCTTTCGTGGGCAGCCTGCCGCTGCTCTTTTTGGTGTCCTTTCCCTTCATCGCGGCCAACCTGGGCGTGGGCATCACCTTTTCCACCATCGCCCAGAATCAGTTGCAGGCCGTGCAGATGTCGTTTTTTTTCTTTTTGCCCTCGATTCTGCTGTCCGGCTTCATGTTTCCCTTTCAGGGCATGCCCCAGTGGGCCCAGTGGCTGGGTTCGGTCTTGCCGCTCACCCACTATCTGCGGGTGGTGCGGGGTATTGTGCTCAAGGGCAACACGTTTGTGGACATCGTACCGCACATGTGGCCCATCGGGCTGTTCCTGCTCGTGTCGGTGGGGATCGGGATTAAGCGTTACCGGCAGACGCTGGATTGA
- a CDS encoding AraC family transcriptional regulator codes for MSPTAKAPCPPARHGRPDAVKPEARSPDAETTTALRLPLLGGVLALCASYRSQRFSRHVHEEYALGRIESGALGFRYRGAQVVAPAGSLSLAQPGVPHDGASAVPEGWRYHMLYLPPTALAQALPAGASLPHFRPGVIEDAALADLFGRVHGLLMTPQAPSLAKQTRLLALLAAWIARHGDDHPAAPPIGREPGAVGQTLAILAERFAEDVRLEELAAATGLSPWHLARAVTRHTGLPPHAHLLEYRCRAARDRLAGPESLADIALAVGFADQSHLTRVFRARFGLPPGAWRKIVQDKRCRPR; via the coding sequence ATGTCCCCCACAGCCAAGGCCCCATGCCCACCAGCCCGTCACGGCCGGCCTGATGCCGTCAAACCCGAGGCGCGCTCCCCTGATGCCGAGACGACAACCGCCCTGCGCCTGCCCTTGCTCGGCGGCGTCCTGGCCCTTTGCGCCAGCTACCGCAGCCAGCGTTTTTCCCGCCATGTCCATGAAGAATACGCCCTGGGCCGCATCGAATCGGGAGCCCTGGGCTTCCGCTACCGGGGAGCCCAGGTGGTGGCCCCGGCCGGCAGCCTGTCCCTGGCCCAGCCGGGCGTGCCCCACGACGGCGCATCCGCCGTGCCCGAAGGCTGGCGCTACCACATGCTCTATCTCCCGCCGACGGCCCTGGCCCAAGCCTTGCCGGCCGGCGCGAGCCTGCCGCACTTTCGACCGGGCGTCATCGAGGACGCCGCCCTGGCCGACCTGTTCGGCCGTGTCCATGGCCTGCTCATGACGCCCCAGGCCCCGAGCCTGGCCAAACAGACGCGCCTGCTCGCCCTGCTGGCCGCCTGGATCGCCCGCCACGGCGACGACCATCCGGCCGCCCCGCCCATCGGCCGGGAACCGGGAGCCGTGGGGCAGACGCTGGCCATCCTGGCCGAGCGCTTTGCCGAAGACGTGCGCCTGGAGGAACTGGCCGCCGCGACCGGCCTGTCCCCCTGGCATCTGGCCCGGGCCGTGACCCGCCATACCGGCTTGCCGCCTCATGCTCATTTGTTGGAATACCGCTGCCGGGCCGCCCGGGACCGCCTGGCCGGACCGGAATCCCTGGCCGACATCGCCCTGGCCGTGGGTTTTGCCGACCAAAGCCACCTGACCCGGGTTTTCCGCGCCCGGTTCGGCCTGCCTCCCGGGGCCTGGCGCAAGATCGTTCAAGATAAGCGCTGCCGTCCCCGCTAG
- the mlaD gene encoding outer membrane lipid asymmetry maintenance protein MlaD, whose translation MKKYAMETSVGVFVLAGLLCVAYLTVKLGKLEVVGGDGYQVTAKFKDVTGLKNGAYVEMAGVRIGRVSGIRLDPKDHAALVGLTLDKDVRLTDDAIASIKTSGLIGDKFVKISPGGSDDALAPGGMIVETESSVDLGDLIGKYVFGGVK comes from the coding sequence ATGAAAAAATACGCGATGGAAACGTCTGTGGGCGTCTTTGTCCTGGCTGGCCTGCTGTGCGTGGCCTATCTGACGGTCAAACTCGGCAAGCTGGAAGTCGTCGGCGGCGACGGCTATCAGGTCACGGCCAAGTTCAAGGACGTCACGGGCCTCAAAAACGGCGCTTACGTGGAGATGGCCGGCGTGCGCATCGGCCGGGTCTCGGGCATTCGCCTTGATCCCAAGGACCACGCCGCCCTGGTCGGCCTGACCCTGGACAAGGACGTGCGGCTGACCGACGACGCCATCGCCTCCATCAAGACCAGTGGCCTTATCGGCGACAAGTTCGTCAAGATTTCCCCGGGCGGGTCCGATGACGCGCTTGCGCCCGGCGGCATGATTGTCGAGACCGAGTCTTCGGTCGATCTCGGCGATCTTATCGGCAAATACGTTTTCGGCGGCGTGAAGTAG
- a CDS encoding HlyD family secretion protein: MRAFFCAALSLMAVCGLGGCKPDGQTSYQGYVEGEFVYVAGKIGGRLDELTVSRGQRVTPGQPLYVLEHAFETAALAQAQADLRQAEATLDDRKKGLRPEEIDQIEADLGRAQAARDLSRLEYDRRIKLYGSEVIAKEELDTSRTTHTRDKQQVRELEAKLATGKLPSRIDQIRAAADAVDAARAMVAQARWNLDQMRQSALVGGLVYDLLHYKGEWTAAGSPVVVLLPDANVKARFFVPEAVAGSLKPGQSIRVAWDGGGEAVAATISYIAPKVEYTPPVIYSQGFREKLVVMVEASFDPAVAPRLHPGLPIDVSLEPAGAGGKP, from the coding sequence ATGAGAGCATTTTTCTGCGCTGCGCTGAGCCTGATGGCCGTGTGCGGCCTTGGTGGCTGCAAGCCGGACGGCCAGACGAGCTATCAAGGCTATGTCGAGGGCGAATTCGTGTACGTTGCCGGCAAGATCGGCGGCCGGCTCGACGAGTTGACCGTTTCGCGCGGGCAGCGCGTCACCCCGGGGCAGCCGCTCTACGTCTTGGAACATGCCTTCGAGACAGCCGCCCTGGCCCAGGCCCAGGCCGATCTGCGCCAGGCCGAGGCCACCCTGGACGACCGCAAGAAGGGACTGCGGCCCGAGGAGATAGACCAGATTGAGGCCGATCTAGGGCGGGCCCAAGCGGCCCGGGATTTGTCGCGCCTCGAATATGACCGCCGGATCAAGCTTTACGGCAGCGAGGTCATCGCCAAGGAAGAGCTCGACACCTCGCGCACCACCCACACCCGCGACAAGCAGCAGGTCCGGGAGTTGGAGGCCAAGCTGGCCACGGGCAAGCTGCCCAGCCGTATCGACCAGATCCGGGCGGCGGCCGATGCCGTGGACGCGGCTCGGGCCATGGTGGCCCAGGCGCGGTGGAACCTCGATCAGATGCGCCAATCCGCCCTGGTCGGCGGGCTGGTCTACGATCTGCTCCACTACAAGGGCGAGTGGACGGCGGCCGGCAGTCCGGTGGTGGTGCTGTTGCCCGACGCCAACGTCAAGGCCCGGTTTTTCGTGCCCGAGGCCGTGGCCGGCAGCCTGAAGCCCGGCCAATCCATCCGCGTGGCCTGGGACGGCGGCGGCGAGGCGGTCGCGGCAACCATCAGCTACATCGCGCCCAAGGTGGAATACACCCCGCCGGTCATCTACAGCCAGGGCTTCCGGGAAAAGCTCGTGGTCATGGTGGAGGCGTCCTTTGACCCCGCCGTCGCGCCGCGCCTGCACCCGGGCCTGCCCATCGACGTCTCCCTAGAGCCGGCCGGGGCAGGGGGCAAGCCGTGA
- a CDS encoding ABC transporter ATP-binding protein, protein MNAGGSPAVIDVTGLTKIFGRKAVVDHIDMRVNRGEIYGFLGPNGSGKTTFIRMLCGLLRPDDGHGMCLGFDVREQAELIKPHVGYMSQKFSLYEDMTVRENLDFIARMYAVADRAAGVARSIERMNLGRFRDQLAGTLSGGWKQRLALAACMIHQPRLLLLDEPTAGVDPMARRDFWDEVHKLAGEGITALISTHYMDEAERCHRLAYIAYGHLLATGTVGEIVAQEGLFTYEISGPDLYGYIDKLRGLPGVEQVVAFGVTLHVSGRDGDALAASLAPYGAPPLTLRRIASNLEEVFISLMRKAVS, encoded by the coding sequence GTGAACGCCGGGGGTTCGCCGGCCGTCATCGACGTGACCGGGCTGACCAAGATTTTCGGTCGCAAGGCCGTGGTCGATCACATCGACATGCGGGTCAACCGGGGTGAGATCTACGGCTTTCTTGGCCCCAACGGCTCGGGCAAGACCACGTTTATTCGCATGTTGTGCGGGTTGCTGCGCCCCGATGACGGCCACGGCATGTGCCTGGGCTTCGACGTGCGGGAGCAGGCCGAGCTTATTAAGCCCCACGTGGGCTACATGTCCCAGAAGTTTTCCCTCTATGAAGACATGACCGTGCGGGAAAACCTCGATTTCATCGCCCGCATGTACGCCGTGGCCGACCGGGCGGCCGGGGTTGCCCGCTCCATTGAGCGCATGAACCTGGGCCGGTTTCGCGACCAGTTGGCCGGCACGCTCTCGGGCGGCTGGAAACAGCGCCTGGCCCTGGCCGCCTGCATGATCCACCAGCCGCGCCTGCTGCTCCTGGACGAACCCACGGCCGGGGTCGATCCCATGGCCCGGCGGGATTTCTGGGACGAGGTCCACAAGTTGGCCGGCGAGGGCATCACCGCCCTTATCTCCACCCATTATATGGACGAAGCCGAGCGCTGCCACCGGCTGGCCTACATCGCTTATGGCCATCTGCTGGCTACCGGCACGGTGGGCGAGATCGTGGCCCAGGAAGGGCTTTTCACCTACGAAATAAGCGGCCCGGACCTCTACGGCTACATTGACAAGCTGCGCGGCCTGCCCGGAGTTGAGCAGGTGGTGGCCTTTGGCGTGACGCTGCACGTCAGCGGCCGCGACGGCGACGCTTTGGCCGCAAGCCTCGCCCCCTACGGCGCGCCGCCGCTGACCCTGCGGCGCATTGCCTCCAACCTCGAAGAGGTCTTCATCAGCCTCATGCGCAAGGCGGTGTCGTGA
- a CDS encoding glycosyltransferase: MPIDPRRPALSPLPALSPHFLPAVLDALPYWALTSEQKELRRSLAGLLLAQGPGRPDCAAAAKGLLAYAFQRDPFDRESLALLARPQADAPFLPAKAAAVTGLLAALPNLENDEVSYAAIAASGDRELLARYLEISARDNAAGLARLAPAFHALCRLPDVEQAEALLRGFAPIVPPPLFARLEAEFAWLRRPPETALEKLLTLDVETWGLFALVGASHCLERLGDRSAAQAACLAVRRVLPQHVNLTLRAFELSRKREAPRPARAGEAAVCLYSMNKEALFRECLTHLAATDLGEAMVAVLDNGSTDGTGAMLEAVAGLFPAGRFVIVRLPVNIGAPGARNWLLSVPEVAACQHVAFLDDDAFPERNWLSRLLATAREHPQAGVVGCAITDCDPPRDHQSADFNLFPPQMGRPSMAEAKERLFVCEPCRGAADVGLFAYVRPCLSVSGCCHLLSQKAIKAAGPFDIRFNPTQFDDLERDIRSFLAGFPSVYDGTVRVRHKQGSSLALAQTQAQVSQVLGNKIKLEYCVSDADADRLWRDNLALLGKDLKEKAAAVEALGV, encoded by the coding sequence ATGCCCATCGACCCGCGCCGCCCTGCCCTGTCGCCGCTGCCCGCGCTCTCTCCCCATTTTTTGCCGGCCGTCCTGGACGCCCTGCCCTATTGGGCCCTGACCAGCGAGCAAAAGGAATTGCGCCGCTCCCTGGCCGGCCTGCTCCTGGCCCAGGGGCCGGGCCGGCCCGACTGCGCCGCCGCCGCCAAGGGGCTGCTCGCCTACGCCTTCCAGCGCGACCCCTTTGACCGGGAGAGCCTGGCCTTGTTGGCCCGGCCCCAGGCCGACGCCCCGTTCCTGCCGGCCAAGGCGGCGGCCGTGACGGGCCTGCTCGCCGCGCTGCCCAATCTTGAAAACGACGAGGTCTCCTACGCGGCCATCGCCGCCAGCGGCGACCGGGAGCTTCTTGCGCGCTATCTGGAAATTTCCGCCCGAGACAACGCCGCCGGTCTGGCCCGGCTGGCCCCGGCCTTCCATGCGCTTTGTCGCCTGCCCGATGTTGAACAGGCCGAGGCGCTTTTGCGCGGCTTTGCCCCTATCGTACCGCCGCCGCTTTTTGCCCGCCTGGAGGCCGAATTCGCTTGGCTTCGCCGCCCCCCCGAGACGGCCCTGGAAAAGCTGCTGACCCTGGACGTCGAGACCTGGGGACTGTTTGCCCTGGTCGGCGCGTCCCATTGTCTGGAACGCCTGGGCGACCGGTCGGCCGCCCAGGCCGCCTGTCTGGCTGTCCGGCGCGTCCTGCCCCAGCACGTCAACCTCACACTTCGGGCCTTCGAACTGTCGCGCAAGCGCGAAGCGCCGCGCCCGGCCCGGGCCGGCGAGGCGGCGGTGTGCCTGTATTCCATGAACAAGGAAGCGCTTTTCCGGGAGTGCCTGACCCACCTGGCCGCCACAGACCTTGGCGAGGCCATGGTTGCGGTCCTGGACAACGGCTCCACCGACGGCACGGGAGCCATGCTCGAAGCCGTAGCCGGCCTGTTCCCGGCCGGGCGCTTTGTCATTGTGCGACTGCCGGTCAACATCGGCGCGCCCGGGGCGCGCAATTGGCTGTTGTCCGTGCCCGAAGTGGCGGCGTGTCAACATGTCGCCTTTCTCGACGACGACGCCTTTCCCGAGCGCAATTGGCTCTCACGCCTGCTGGCCACGGCCCGGGAGCATCCCCAGGCCGGGGTGGTCGGTTGCGCCATCACCGACTGCGACCCGCCCCGCGACCACCAGTCGGCCGACTTCAACCTCTTTCCGCCCCAGATGGGCCGGCCGTCCATGGCCGAGGCCAAGGAGCGGCTTTTTGTCTGCGAACCCTGTCGAGGCGCGGCCGATGTCGGGCTTTTCGCCTACGTGAGGCCCTGCCTGTCGGTGTCGGGTTGCTGCCACCTGCTTTCACAGAAGGCCATCAAGGCGGCCGGTCCCTTCGACATCCGCTTCAATCCCACCCAGTTCGACGATCTGGAGCGCGACATCCGCTCGTTTCTGGCCGGATTCCCCAGCGTCTACGACGGGACCGTGCGGGTGCGACACAAGCAAGGATCAAGCCTGGCCCTGGCCCAGACCCAGGCCCAAGTGAGCCAGGTGCTCGGCAACAAGATCAAGCTTGAATACTGCGTGTCCGACGCCGACGCCGACCGGCTGTGGCGCGACAATCTGGCGCTGTTAGGCAAGGATTTAAAGGAGAAGGCGGCGGCTGTGGAGGCGCTTGGGGTCTAG
- a CDS encoding MlaE family ABC transporter permease, with the protein MTQTALSLLLSPATAVGRAALRFVAELGGLFLFTLQGLWRILVPAPSWPKIVQQVYFIGVKSIFVIALIGLFTGMVLGLQGYYTLVKFGSEGLLGAAVALSIIRELGPVLTAIMITGRAGSSMAAELGIMRISEQIDALSTMDINPMRFLVAPRLAASLICFPLLTAIFDVVGILGGYLSGCVLLGINPGVYFDRIDATVELADVTGGFIKSVVFALLVAAICCYEGYFTHARQGGFGAKGVSLATTSAVVLSCVVILVADYVLTSFLL; encoded by the coding sequence ATGACCCAGACCGCCCTTTCCCTGCTTTTATCCCCTGCCACGGCCGTGGGCCGCGCGGCCTTGCGCTTCGTGGCCGAACTCGGCGGACTGTTCCTGTTCACGCTCCAGGGGCTTTGGCGCATCCTTGTCCCGGCCCCGTCCTGGCCCAAGATCGTGCAGCAGGTCTATTTCATCGGCGTCAAATCGATCTTCGTCATCGCGCTCATCGGGCTTTTCACGGGCATGGTGCTGGGGCTGCAGGGCTATTACACCCTGGTCAAATTCGGCAGCGAGGGCCTTCTCGGCGCGGCCGTGGCCCTGTCCATCATCCGCGAGCTCGGGCCGGTCCTGACCGCCATCATGATCACCGGCCGGGCCGGCTCGTCCATGGCGGCGGAACTGGGCATCATGCGCATTTCCGAGCAGATCGACGCCCTGTCCACCATGGACATCAACCCCATGCGCTTTCTGGTGGCCCCGAGGCTAGCCGCATCGCTTATTTGCTTTCCCCTGCTGACGGCCATTTTTGACGTGGTCGGCATCCTGGGCGGCTATCTTTCGGGCTGCGTGCTCCTGGGCATCAATCCGGGCGTGTATTTCGACCGCATCGACGCCACGGTGGAGCTGGCCGACGTGACCGGTGGGTTTATCAAGTCCGTGGTCTTCGCCCTGCTCGTAGCCGCCATTTGTTGTTATGAGGGCTATTTCACCCATGCCCGCCAGGGCGGTTTCGGGGCCAAGGGCGTGAGCCTGGCCACCACCTCGGCGGTGGTCCTGTCGTGCGTGGTCATCCTGGTCGCGGACTATGTCCTGACCTCGTTTTTGCTGTAG
- a CDS encoding DMT family transporter — protein MSSRLKAVASLVAAMVLVGSSVAVGRSMTAALPLSLASLARFLLASLALVPLVMIVEGRFPRVSRPTFYALLAQAACGSFAFTACLLSGLRLTGAASAGVTASATPAMVTLLGAVCFKERPGRLALAGIGCVTAGLAVLGFASDGPAIGPAPFWGNALVLLAVCFEAVFLLLRRTVREPLSPLAAAMWVSLLGGLFFLVPGVWEALTLDLGHIPPRAVGEVVYYGLGVTAAAYMFWFYGVVRVDAATAGVACGVMPVAALACAALWCGETIGWREMAGCAGVLAGILCLAGGARKKTGAVRDSHP, from the coding sequence ATGTCTTCACGCCTCAAGGCGGTCGCGTCCCTGGTCGCGGCCATGGTCCTGGTCGGCTCGTCCGTGGCCGTGGGCCGCTCCATGACGGCTGCGTTGCCGTTGTCCTTGGCTTCCCTGGCCCGATTCCTGTTGGCGAGCCTGGCGCTCGTGCCCTTGGTGATGATCGTCGAGGGCCGTTTTCCCCGGGTGTCGCGGCCCACCTTTTACGCCTTGCTGGCCCAGGCCGCTTGCGGGTCTTTTGCCTTCACGGCCTGCCTGCTCTCGGGCCTGAGGCTCACCGGAGCCGCCTCGGCCGGGGTCACGGCGTCAGCCACGCCGGCCATGGTAACGCTCCTTGGGGCCGTGTGCTTCAAGGAACGTCCGGGCCGCCTGGCCCTGGCCGGCATCGGCTGCGTCACGGCCGGGCTGGCGGTCCTGGGTTTCGCGTCCGACGGGCCGGCCATCGGCCCGGCTCCTTTCTGGGGCAACGCCCTGGTGCTTCTGGCCGTGTGCTTCGAAGCGGTGTTTTTACTCCTGCGCCGCACCGTGCGCGAGCCGCTGTCACCCCTGGCCGCCGCCATGTGGGTGTCGCTTCTGGGCGGACTCTTCTTTCTTGTCCCCGGCGTCTGGGAGGCCCTGACCCTGGACCTCGGCCATATCCCGCCACGCGCCGTGGGCGAGGTCGTCTACTACGGCCTGGGGGTCACGGCGGCGGCCTACATGTTCTGGTTTTACGGCGTGGTGCGGGTGGACGCGGCCACGGCCGGCGTGGCCTGCGGCGTCATGCCCGTGGCCGCCCTGGCCTGCGCCGCGCTGTGGTGCGGAGAAACCATTGGCTGGCGGGAAATGGCCGGCTGCGCCGGGGTGTTGGCCGGCATCCTGTGTCTGGCCGGCGGAGCGCGCAAAAAAACCGGGGCGGTCCGGGATTCGCATCCCTGA
- a CDS encoding Tgt2/MlaC family protein — protein sequence MQRFVSRLVLTLVLLAATVAGAQAGPATDTLSQSVDKIIALLADPAYKASDTRPAMRAKLIAAIGEIFDMKELSRRALGPEWNKFSPEQQERFVKAFGTLLENTYLDKIESYTDENVQYLTEQDLGGGKAEVSTKVMGKGKEIPIAYRLTDRGGWKVYDVVIEGVSLVQNYRSQFGQLLMNESPDAVIAKISQKRS from the coding sequence ATGCAGCGTTTCGTTTCCCGCCTCGTTTTGACCCTTGTCCTGCTGGCCGCGACCGTGGCCGGCGCTCAGGCCGGACCGGCCACCGACACCCTGTCCCAGTCCGTGGACAAGATCATCGCCCTGCTGGCCGATCCGGCCTACAAGGCGTCCGATACCCGGCCGGCCATGCGGGCCAAGCTCATCGCCGCCATCGGCGAAATCTTCGACATGAAGGAACTCTCCCGCCGCGCCCTGGGGCCGGAGTGGAACAAGTTCAGCCCCGAGCAGCAGGAACGGTTCGTCAAGGCTTTCGGCACACTGCTGGAAAACACCTATCTCGACAAGATTGAGAGCTATACCGATGAGAATGTGCAGTATCTCACCGAGCAGGACCTTGGCGGCGGCAAGGCCGAAGTGAGCACCAAGGTCATGGGCAAGGGCAAGGAAATTCCCATTGCCTACCGCCTGACGGATCGCGGCGGCTGGAAGGTCTACGACGTGGTCATCGAAGGGGTCAGCCTGGTGCAGAACTACCGCAGCCAGTTCGGCCAGCTCCTCATGAACGAGAGTCCCGACGCCGTGATCGCCAAAATCTCGCAAAAACGCTCCTGA